One Turneriella parva DSM 21527 genomic region harbors:
- a CDS encoding ATP-dependent 6-phosphofructokinase yields the protein MGNRSEDKRVAILASGGDSPGMNAAIRAFVRSALWENYQVFGIQNGYEGLLENEIRELSSRDMGMIINQGGTMLGTARSAEFQTPAGLQKAAANLNAAKIDALCVVGGDGSFRGLLALSEFYKGQVVGIPGTIDNDIPGTEYTIGFDTAVQTAVEAIDKLRDTALSHGRVFFVEVMGRKSGQIALSVGLASGAEDVVIPEEKTDADVVAKRLLDGRKKGKRFGIVVVAEGDDSGGAFKLAETVQQKVGFNIRVSVLGHIQRGGSPTSHDRVWGSRMGEAAVRFLKNRMTGVFTAMRGGHIIPAYLIEATVGVRAVEPEMVQLVRIMGS from the coding sequence ATGGGTAACCGCTCAGAAGACAAACGTGTGGCGATTCTCGCTTCAGGCGGCGATTCGCCGGGAATGAACGCCGCGATTCGCGCGTTTGTGCGTTCGGCGCTTTGGGAAAACTATCAGGTATTCGGAATTCAAAACGGCTATGAAGGTCTGTTAGAGAATGAAATCCGCGAACTGAGTTCGCGTGATATGGGCATGATTATCAACCAGGGCGGCACGATGCTGGGCACTGCGCGCTCGGCCGAATTTCAAACGCCTGCAGGTCTGCAAAAAGCCGCGGCGAACCTCAACGCAGCAAAAATTGATGCGCTCTGTGTCGTCGGTGGCGACGGTTCGTTTCGCGGTCTGCTCGCCCTCAGCGAATTCTATAAAGGGCAGGTCGTCGGTATACCCGGCACAATCGACAACGATATTCCCGGTACCGAGTATACGATTGGTTTTGATACGGCAGTGCAAACTGCCGTCGAGGCGATCGACAAACTCAGAGATACTGCGCTCTCGCATGGCCGGGTGTTTTTTGTCGAAGTGATGGGGCGAAAGTCGGGGCAGATTGCGCTCTCAGTCGGTCTGGCGTCGGGCGCCGAAGACGTGGTGATTCCCGAAGAAAAAACCGATGCGGATGTTGTAGCCAAACGCCTGCTCGACGGTCGTAAGAAAGGTAAACGCTTTGGTATCGTCGTTGTCGCCGAAGGCGATGATAGCGGCGGTGCTTTCAAGCTCGCTGAAACCGTGCAGCAAAAAGTGGGCTTTAACATACGCGTCTCGGTACTCGGCCATATTCAACGCGGTGGTTCGCCGACTTCGCATGACCGTGTCTGGGGCTCGCGCATGGGTGAAGCGGCGGTGCGCTTTCTGAAAAATCGCATGACGGGTGTGTTTACGGCGATGCGCGGCGGGCATATAATACCCGCGTATCTGATCGAGGCAACCGTGGGCGTGCGTGCAGTTGAACCTGAGATGGTGCAGCTTGTGCGCATCATGGGCAGCTAA